The following coding sequences lie in one Euhalothece natronophila Z-M001 genomic window:
- a CDS encoding Uma2 family endonuclease, whose protein sequence is MVTQLSQQIYTPTEYLELEAQADNRHEFINGEIVPMAGGTTNHNELITNLCVLLKPSLREQGRRLYSENVRLWIPAANVFTYPDVMILDGEPAYYGDNQTTVTNPVVIFEVLSDSTRDYDQGRKFNFYRTLETLQEYVLIDQETMAVMIYRRRTNKDWHLSLLEEATEVVKLDSVGVELTLQDWTILDINCKSKAVIAYFGKYGGVPQRLKDSPQSSSNWFFP, encoded by the coding sequence ATGGTCACACAGTTAAGCCAACAAATTTACACCCCTACCGAATACCTAGAACTTGAAGCCCAAGCAGATAACCGCCATGAATTCATTAATGGAGAAATTGTACCAATGGCAGGGGGAACCACGAATCATAATGAATTGATAACGAATTTATGCGTGTTGCTGAAACCGAGTTTAAGAGAACAAGGAAGACGACTTTATTCGGAAAATGTACGGTTATGGATTCCCGCCGCCAATGTATTTACTTATCCTGATGTCATGATTTTGGATGGTGAACCGGCATATTATGGAGATAATCAAACGACGGTGACGAATCCAGTGGTGATTTTTGAAGTTTTATCGGATTCTACCCGGGATTACGATCAAGGACGTAAATTTAATTTCTACCGAACCTTAGAAACGTTGCAGGAATATGTGTTGATAGATCAAGAAACCATGGCAGTCATGATCTATCGGCGGCGTACAAATAAGGATTGGCATTTAAGTCTTTTAGAAGAAGCCACTGAGGTCGTAAAGTTAGATTCAGTGGGTGTCGAACTGACACTTCAAGACTGGACAATACTCGACATTAACTGTAAAAGTAAAGCAGTCATAGCGTACTTTGGAAAGTACGGTGGTGTCCCACAACGCCTTAAGGATTCTCCTCAAAGCTCATCAAATTGGTTTTTCCCTTAG
- a CDS encoding RNA-guided endonuclease InsQ/TnpB family protein, producing the protein MLFREAKLKHATQQQYQALDEAIRTGQFIRNKCLRLWVDSDKCGKSNMESLCKDLAKEFSFAGNLNSMARQAHAERAWLAVKRFYENCRNGVRPVGYPKFKKNSRSVEYKTSGWKLSDDGFYITFKDGFKAGTFSLYCSGKAREDILRSKINRVRVIRRADGYYAQFLLEADRVEEGTYTGEVIGIDLGLKYFVKDQNGNEIIYPQFLRKSERRLKKLQRRLSKKYRHGQKQSANYHKVRIQLGKQHLKVQRQRKDWALKQARALVASNDVVVYEDLRVANLVKNHNLAKSISDAAWSQFTDFLDYYGKLWGKAVVAVNPAFTSQDCQNCGHREKKSLSTRTHKCSNCGTELCRDQNAAINILKRGMEILGKEWSNRTQGHWGTASSEETTRETTTSTISENFDSESSEIASSVEELVISEPVKTEESPRL; encoded by the coding sequence ATGTTATTTAGAGAAGCCAAATTAAAACATGCTACACAACAACAATATCAAGCACTTGATGAGGCGATCCGTACTGGACAGTTTATCAGAAATAAGTGTTTGCGTTTATGGGTTGACAGCGATAAGTGTGGAAAGTCTAATATGGAGTCCCTCTGTAAAGACTTAGCAAAAGAATTTTCCTTTGCTGGAAACCTAAATAGCATGGCTCGACAAGCTCACGCCGAACGTGCATGGTTAGCCGTTAAACGGTTTTACGAAAACTGTAGAAATGGTGTTAGACCAGTTGGCTACCCTAAATTCAAAAAGAACTCGCGTTCAGTGGAATATAAGACCAGTGGTTGGAAACTATCAGACGACGGCTTCTATATAACATTCAAAGACGGCTTCAAGGCTGGAACTTTCTCTCTTTATTGCAGTGGTAAAGCCAGAGAAGACATCCTGAGAAGTAAGATCAATCGGGTCAGAGTGATTCGTCGTGCTGACGGTTACTATGCTCAATTTTTGTTAGAAGCTGACCGAGTGGAAGAAGGAACTTATACAGGAGAAGTTATTGGCATTGACTTAGGTCTGAAGTATTTTGTCAAAGACCAAAATGGCAATGAAATCATCTATCCTCAGTTCCTAAGAAAGTCTGAACGAAGGCTCAAAAAACTTCAACGTCGTTTGAGTAAAAAGTATCGTCATGGTCAGAAGCAATCAGCTAATTACCACAAAGTACGAATTCAATTAGGTAAACAACATCTTAAAGTTCAACGTCAGCGTAAAGACTGGGCTTTGAAACAAGCTCGGGCGCTAGTGGCATCTAACGATGTCGTAGTGTATGAAGATTTAAGAGTTGCTAACTTAGTCAAAAATCATAATCTAGCTAAGTCCATTTCTGATGCAGCATGGAGTCAGTTTACAGACTTTCTCGACTACTACGGCAAACTTTGGGGGAAAGCAGTAGTAGCTGTTAACCCTGCTTTCACCAGTCAAGATTGTCAGAATTGCGGACACAGAGAGAAAAAATCATTAAGCACAAGGACTCACAAGTGTTCTAACTGTGGAACGGAACTCTGTCGTGATCAAAATGCTGCTATCAACATCCTAAAACGAGGGATGGAGATTTTAGGAAAGGAATGGTCAAACCGTACCCAAGGGCATTGGGGAACTGCCTCTTCGGAGGAAACGACTAGGGAGACAACTACCTCTACTATCTCAGAGAACTTTGATTCAGAGTCCTCTGAGATAGCAAGTAGTGTCGAGGAACTAGTAATTTCGGAACCTGTGAAGACCGAAGAATCCCCACGCCTTTAG
- a CDS encoding ABC-F family ATP-binding cassette domain-containing protein, with protein MLRLEKISKTYPTGEVLKNVSWEVKAGERVGLVGVNGAGKTTQLNIILGNTEPSSGEVIRPSNLNITCLSQEFDVDPQLTVRQELWRVFTKANEVQKNLEQVQKQMEEASPEELEKLINKLDRYQKEFEAQDGYKLDTKISQLLPELGFLPEDGERLVSCFSGGWQMRICLGKVMLQDPDVLLLDEPTNHLDLETIEWLEQYLKSLNTPMVIVSHDRKFLDRLCTQIVETERGVSTTYLGNYSSYLEQKEFNRQAQMSAYERQQKEIAKQEEFIERFRASATRSTQAKSREKQLEKVEEIEAPQSNVKTLKFRFPTAPRSGKEVVKIENLTHSFDDNILFLGANLLVERGDRVAFLGPNGSGKSTILRLIMGLETPTEGLVKLGEHNVIPGYFEQNQAEALDLCLTVEETIQKAVPDWKYEEIRALLGKFLFSGDTVKKNVSKLSGGEKARLALAKMLLQPVNLLILDEPTNHLDIPAKETIEEALQNYDGSALIVSHDRYFISQVATKIVEISEGELVVYEGDYNYYLEKKEEEAQAARLAAEKAQAEAKRQAKKEKQKEKEKARKAKKKKGH; from the coding sequence ATTTTAAGATTAGAAAAAATTAGTAAAACCTATCCTACAGGGGAAGTCCTCAAAAATGTTAGTTGGGAAGTAAAGGCAGGAGAACGTGTGGGATTAGTCGGAGTTAATGGTGCTGGAAAAACTACCCAATTAAACATTATTTTGGGAAACACAGAACCCAGTAGTGGGGAAGTTATTCGTCCATCTAATCTAAATATTACTTGCTTAAGTCAAGAATTTGATGTTGATCCCCAACTTACTGTTAGACAAGAATTGTGGCGAGTTTTTACCAAAGCTAATGAAGTCCAAAAAAACTTAGAACAAGTCCAAAAGCAAATGGAAGAGGCTTCTCCCGAAGAATTAGAGAAACTCATTAATAAGTTGGATCGCTACCAAAAAGAATTTGAAGCGCAAGATGGGTATAAATTAGACACAAAAATTAGCCAATTATTACCAGAACTAGGGTTTTTACCTGAAGACGGTGAACGCCTAGTTTCCTGCTTTAGTGGTGGTTGGCAAATGCGTATCTGTCTAGGAAAAGTCATGTTACAAGATCCAGATGTTTTACTCTTAGACGAACCGACAAACCACCTTGATTTAGAAACAATTGAATGGCTAGAACAGTACCTAAAAAGTCTTAACACACCCATGGTCATTGTCTCTCATGATCGGAAATTTTTAGACCGTTTATGTACCCAAATTGTTGAAACTGAGCGCGGCGTGTCAACTACTTACCTTGGTAATTATTCCAGTTATCTAGAGCAAAAAGAATTTAATCGCCAAGCCCAAATGAGTGCCTATGAAAGGCAGCAAAAAGAAATTGCTAAGCAGGAAGAATTTATCGAGCGATTCCGCGCTAGTGCCACTCGTAGCACCCAAGCAAAAAGCCGGGAAAAACAACTAGAAAAAGTGGAGGAAATTGAAGCTCCTCAGTCCAATGTCAAGACTTTAAAATTTAGATTTCCTACCGCACCTCGCAGTGGTAAAGAAGTTGTAAAAATAGAGAATTTAACCCATAGCTTTGATGATAATATTTTATTTTTAGGGGCTAACTTATTAGTAGAACGCGGCGATCGCGTTGCTTTTTTAGGTCCTAATGGATCAGGAAAATCAACCATTCTCCGATTAATTATGGGCTTAGAAACTCCTACCGAGGGCCTCGTTAAATTAGGGGAGCATAATGTCATTCCGGGCTATTTTGAACAAAATCAAGCCGAAGCCCTAGATCTCTGTTTAACTGTAGAAGAAACTATCCAAAAAGCGGTTCCCGATTGGAAATATGAAGAAATCCGTGCCCTATTAGGGAAATTTCTCTTTAGTGGCGATACCGTTAAGAAAAATGTTTCCAAACTCAGTGGTGGCGAAAAGGCAAGATTAGCCCTTGCCAAAATGTTACTACAACCCGTTAATTTATTAATTTTAGACGAACCAACCAACCATTTAGATATTCCTGCCAAGGAAACGATTGAAGAGGCTTTACAAAATTACGATGGTTCAGCACTCATTGTTTCCCACGACCGCTATTTTATCTCTCAAGTTGCCACCAAAATTGTTGAAATTAGCGAGGGAGAGTTAGTGGTTTATGAAGGTG